The proteins below are encoded in one region of Bacteroidota bacterium:
- a CDS encoding four helix bundle protein gives MKDSLDNLGFYIKSLELWDKCWDDCELLGKDFRGIEVAKQLIRAVGSISANIEEGYGRGYGKEYPRFLRISRGSAREAKGWYVKSKFILSKKEIDERVSVIDQIIAMETKSIQTLELKREAISSMKN, from the coding sequence ATGAAAGACAGTCTTGATAATTTAGGATTTTATATCAAATCACTTGAATTATGGGATAAGTGTTGGGATGACTGTGAGTTGCTGGGAAAAGATTTCAGGGGGATAGAAGTTGCAAAACAACTGATAAGAGCAGTTGGGTCAATTTCGGCCAATATTGAAGAAGGATATGGCAGAGGCTATGGAAAAGAATATCCTCGATTTCTAAGAATTTCAAGAGGATCTGCAAGAGAAGCTAAAGGATGGTATGTTAAATCAAAGTTTATTTTGAGTAAAAAAGAAATTGACGAGCGTGTTTCAGTTATTGATCAAATTATAGCAATGGAAACAAAATCAATACAAACACTCGAATTAAAACGGGAAGCAATTAGTTCAATGAAAAATTAA
- a CDS encoding tetratricopeptide repeat protein: MVKFGAFVLLWQNISTRISSIWHSLQIILILFSGSLFAQSNEAFLDSANTAYSKNKFDAAIKHYDQIIANGYESPEVYYNLGNAHYKSSHIALAILNYERAKKLSPADEDINYNLKMANAKLVDKIESLPQLFITDWWNSFILSLSEKTWSIIFIAFIWTGFAGLLIYFSTKNRSTKQLGFTICIVAFALSLFFLFVARKSNQISMSRNEAIILTSSVSIKGSPSEQGTNLFVLHEGTKVHLEQTNGDWLEVKIPNGNRGWIKAADLAVI, encoded by the coding sequence TTGGTGAAATTTGGAGCTTTCGTGCTTTTGTGGCAAAATATATCTACAAGAATATCGTCAATTTGGCATTCTCTACAAATTATCCTTATATTATTTTCTGGTTCACTGTTCGCGCAAAGCAACGAAGCCTTCCTTGACAGCGCCAATACTGCCTATTCAAAAAATAAATTTGATGCAGCCATAAAACATTATGATCAGATAATAGCAAATGGATATGAGTCGCCGGAAGTATATTATAACCTTGGGAATGCCCATTACAAAAGCAGTCATATAGCATTAGCTATTCTTAATTATGAAAGAGCGAAAAAACTTTCTCCGGCCGATGAGGATATCAATTACAACCTGAAAATGGCGAATGCAAAACTGGTAGATAAAATAGAATCCCTGCCGCAATTGTTCATAACTGATTGGTGGAATAGTTTTATCCTTTCTTTGTCGGAAAAAACCTGGTCCATCATCTTTATTGCATTCATATGGACTGGCTTTGCGGGTTTATTGATCTATTTTTCAACAAAAAACCGGTCAACCAAACAGCTTGGATTTACTATATGTATAGTGGCATTTGCATTGTCTTTGTTCTTCCTGTTTGTCGCCCGTAAAAGCAACCAGATAAGTATGTCACGTAATGAAGCTATTATATTAACATCAAGTGTAAGTATCAAGGGCTCTCCTTCAGAACAAGGCACCAACCTGTTTGTTTTACACGAAGGCACCAAAGTACACCTTGAACAAACCAACGGCGATTGGCTGGAGGTTAAAATACCCAATGGCAACAGGGGGTGGATAAAAGCGGCAGATCTGGCTGTGATTTAA
- a CDS encoding protein BatD: MKKTIENISIALLIGLAVVLLTSDLMAQGFTAAVSKNRVAVGEPFQIEFAVSNGGADNFKPPAALKDFDIYSGPNHSNSVQIINGSMSQSTSISYYIAAKREGKITIGPASITVNGNKKESNSITIEVSKASSGNPNAGNQGGNQGNAAAAQSSDENLFARTSVNRTKVYQGEQITVVHKIYTRLSLRGFQDVKFPTYNGFWSQDAPQKGQITLSNENIEGVNYSVAELRRTFLFPQRSGTLEIDPINVECVVRQRSRQPQNVFDQFFGTGGYEDVLMKAKSKPVKIEVMPLPETNKPENFSGAVGNFTFKASMNKNKVKTNEAVNLSISISGSGNLKLIDEVKVNVPEDIEKYDPKINDNISANNSGVSGSKSFEYLLIPRHAGEYKIDQVSFSYFDPDKKTYITLPSPEFSINVEKGKDDDNTSPAVMTTIQKKDVAVVGNDIRYIKTNNIQLKKKDNGFWGSRGFYGGLLSPMLLFAAFILVRRKNIKDNSDLVLVKSRKAGKMAKKRLVQAEKHLKENNKEPFYEEIFKALYGYLSDRLNIPFAELTKESISAMLRSKKVNDETCQKLETILSNCEFARYAPSSVSGDLHGAYNDSATIITQIEDQLS, translated from the coding sequence ATGAAAAAGACAATAGAAAATATTTCAATTGCATTATTGATCGGATTGGCTGTTGTACTGCTCACATCCGACTTAATGGCACAAGGTTTCACTGCTGCAGTCAGCAAAAACAGGGTCGCGGTTGGTGAACCATTTCAAATTGAATTCGCTGTGTCCAATGGCGGAGCGGATAACTTCAAACCACCGGCAGCTTTAAAAGATTTTGATATTTATTCAGGTCCCAATCACTCTAATTCCGTTCAGATCATAAATGGCAGTATGTCGCAGTCAACCTCCATCTCCTATTATATCGCGGCAAAACGTGAGGGCAAGATCACCATTGGTCCGGCCAGCATTACGGTGAACGGCAATAAAAAAGAATCGAACAGCATTACCATTGAAGTATCCAAAGCCAGTAGCGGGAATCCCAATGCGGGCAATCAGGGAGGAAACCAGGGCAATGCAGCTGCAGCTCAGAGCAGTGATGAAAATTTATTCGCACGCACTTCGGTGAACCGCACTAAAGTGTACCAGGGAGAACAGATTACCGTAGTGCACAAAATATATACACGGCTGAGTTTAAGGGGATTCCAGGATGTGAAATTCCCTACTTATAACGGATTCTGGTCTCAGGACGCACCTCAAAAAGGGCAGATCACACTCAGCAACGAAAACATTGAAGGTGTGAATTACAGCGTGGCTGAATTGAGGCGCACCTTTTTATTCCCCCAGCGCAGCGGAACACTTGAAATTGATCCGATCAACGTTGAATGTGTAGTACGTCAACGTTCCCGTCAGCCGCAAAATGTATTCGACCAGTTTTTCGGAACAGGAGGTTATGAAGATGTGCTGATGAAAGCTAAAAGTAAACCTGTTAAAATTGAAGTGATGCCTTTGCCGGAAACCAATAAGCCCGAAAATTTTTCCGGTGCTGTAGGTAATTTTACATTTAAGGCAAGTATGAACAAAAACAAAGTGAAAACAAATGAAGCAGTTAACCTTTCCATCAGCATATCAGGCAGCGGAAACCTTAAGCTGATCGATGAAGTTAAGGTCAATGTGCCTGAAGACATTGAGAAATACGACCCGAAAATAAATGACAACATCTCAGCCAATAATTCCGGAGTTTCCGGGAGTAAAAGTTTTGAATACCTCTTGATACCAAGACATGCCGGTGAATATAAAATTGACCAGGTAAGTTTCAGCTATTTCGATCCCGATAAAAAAACCTATATCACTCTTCCTTCTCCTGAATTTTCCATTAACGTTGAGAAGGGAAAAGATGATGACAACACTTCACCCGCGGTTATGACCACTATTCAAAAAAAGGATGTAGCTGTGGTGGGCAATGATATACGCTACATAAAAACAAACAATATTCAGCTTAAGAAAAAAGACAATGGTTTTTGGGGTTCTCGTGGATTTTACGGAGGTCTCCTCTCCCCTATGCTATTGTTCGCGGCATTTATCCTTGTACGGAGAAAAAACATTAAAGATAACAGCGACCTGGTATTGGTTAAAAGTCGTAAGGCAGGCAAGATGGCAAAGAAGCGTCTTGTACAGGCAGAAAAACATTTGAAAGAAAATAACAAAGAGCCTTTCTACGAAGAAATATTCAAAGCCCTGTATGGCTATCTCAGCGATCGCCTGAATATTCCCTTTGCCGAATTAACAAAGGAAAGCATATCAGCTATGTTGAGATCAAAAAAAGTAAATGATGAAACCTGTCAGAAACTTGAAACCATATTAAGTAACTGTGAATTCGCAAGGTATGCTCCGTCATCCGTATCGGGAGATTTGCACGGTGCATACAATGACTCGGCAACCATAATTACACAAATTGAAGATCAATTAAGTTAA
- a CDS encoding SBBP repeat-containing protein, translating into MQKRYFPLFITLFIATSSFGFADGDKSKEKFILSPENSIDTRSTELLFEKNRGQFLTSEKKLAENVLYKCEFNGLETYLTRTGLSYVYRKFIFDSLQKGEEEYPLLPGRKTEHDEKHNKLLGEQTYRVNLALENTNKNFTVSESDKNIFYTNYYTAQHPEGITNVPHYGQVQYENVWDNINWKIKSSGRGLKHEFVLNEGADLTKVKYKIEGAEKIEITEGRLKIITPYGTIEENELYCFVEKEGVITEVNGKYKIERNGSIGFDINWDGKGTLVIDPNVLWATYHIARSSTGGAYRQMIVDKAGNLFVSGSTTPASGFPVLNPFGGAYFQATISGTSDAFILRFSPGGVKLWATFYGGSGDDNAWSVKPDNLGNILVAGNTNSTDFPVQNAYDPTANGINDAFVMSFKDSGIRNWATYIGGSATDNAYSVAVDLSGNVYITGSTASTNFPVINPGGTAYIDATAGGGVSGSDVFIVKLTKAGMPLWSTYYGGSGGDAGFAITVDIFGNIYITGQAGYYGGNFPVFNPGSGAYYQGVYGGDPGGGSVVFGDAFILKFNASFARIWSTYYSGAGSTNESGWGLVTDACGNLFVIGCTDSPNFPTFNPGGGAYFDNTYNNGTPDGSVNGTSIYDLFILKFDITGVRKWATLFGGTEGEYNSPWDADNSISIDSEGKIYIAIGTYTNNMQVYNPGSAYSLGPVNAARESSYLIVFTNNGVLAWSTYIGEDGVLPHSEEPHGVSVDGSGNIVYMSGNNSYCTFQLKDPGGGAYVKGHSGNGFNYGYDMYFIKFSPLNTLNSSGFTATPKTACAPLTVNFTNASTGWDTYTWNFGEGTPATTYNTSHVYNTPGIYPVSLILKKTSTCVNDTLRDTIKVLSCNINGVSKKLTVCTAACPVITASTSGPSPYTYSWNTGATTQTINPCPSANTTYYVKITDAAGVTHTDTTYVTISPVINVVISASYATCSGSSTGSATANAGNGVSPFSYNWSNGQTTATIINLNGGIYSVTVTDANGCTGTKTVSITTYPTFSIATSSTPSKCTGGKDGTASATASGSTGTFNYSWLPPISSTYNSNSNIAQLSSGTYAVVVKDVNGCTASTTIVVPQNPPPSPAFTVSPDTVICAGTAISFTHTGTTTGVTNYGWTNYCPAPFLSTSASTQNYSYSFVSAGTYTITHSVNLGSGAAACSERKTVTIVVTNCDGTNPGVAALGGGCVTSGDCSKNISAVSAGGTPPYTYSWNTGATTSSISPCATSNTTYIVTVKDALGATNTAAATLSIIPSANFTKSTGRTICIGTTVNFTGVSTGGATYSWTIGAPANVSGTTVNYSYNFLSTGTYSIYHSASSATCGASQRDTIIVVNCSGPSVTATGSSVCPGSCATVTSTGAGGTSPYTYSWSNGSTTQNINPCPVTTTTYTVTIRDAGGTTATTTATVTVNPAVSVTVLPTNITCNGGTNGSATATVSSGTAPFTYNWSNVVPGSGFQVSGLSAGVYSVTVTDNKGCTGSSSVTIAAPPSLSGQFTKGTANCAACGCKEWLMITASGGTSPYSYSWPASGGIVNRYRNQLCPGSYTINIMDKNGCSVNINLTTP; encoded by the coding sequence ATGCAAAAAAGGTACTTTCCTCTCTTCATCACATTATTTATCGCAACGAGCTCTTTTGGGTTTGCTGATGGTGACAAATCAAAAGAAAAATTCATCCTTTCACCTGAAAACTCTATTGATACCCGATCAACTGAGTTATTGTTCGAAAAAAACAGGGGACAGTTTTTAACTTCCGAGAAGAAGTTGGCTGAAAACGTATTGTACAAATGTGAGTTCAATGGGCTTGAAACTTATCTTACCCGAACCGGACTTAGTTATGTGTACCGGAAATTTATTTTCGACTCGCTTCAAAAAGGAGAGGAAGAATACCCTTTGCTGCCCGGCAGAAAAACAGAACATGATGAGAAACACAACAAATTGCTCGGTGAGCAGACTTACAGGGTGAACCTCGCACTTGAAAATACCAATAAAAATTTCACTGTTTCTGAATCTGACAAAAATATATTTTATACGAATTACTATACAGCACAACACCCGGAAGGCATTACAAATGTTCCTCACTACGGACAGGTACAATATGAAAATGTATGGGACAACATTAACTGGAAAATAAAAAGTTCGGGCCGGGGGCTCAAGCATGAGTTTGTTTTAAATGAAGGCGCGGACTTAACAAAAGTTAAATATAAAATTGAAGGTGCCGAAAAAATTGAGATCACAGAAGGGCGACTTAAAATAATTACACCTTACGGGACAATTGAAGAAAATGAACTCTACTGTTTTGTTGAAAAGGAAGGCGTGATAACTGAGGTAAATGGGAAATACAAAATTGAAAGAAACGGGAGTATTGGTTTTGATATTAACTGGGATGGGAAAGGAACACTTGTGATCGATCCGAATGTATTATGGGCAACATATCATATCGCAAGATCCAGCACAGGCGGTGCATACAGGCAAATGATTGTTGATAAGGCGGGAAATTTGTTTGTTTCCGGTTCAACCACTCCTGCAAGTGGTTTTCCTGTTTTGAACCCATTTGGAGGGGCTTATTTTCAGGCAACTATTAGTGGAACAAGTGATGCTTTTATTCTGCGATTCTCACCGGGAGGAGTAAAATTGTGGGCAACATTTTATGGAGGCTCTGGTGATGATAATGCCTGGTCTGTAAAACCTGATAATCTTGGAAACATATTGGTCGCAGGTAATACCAATTCAACAGATTTTCCGGTTCAAAACGCCTATGACCCAACAGCAAATGGTATCAACGATGCATTTGTAATGAGTTTTAAAGATTCCGGAATAAGAAATTGGGCAACCTATATCGGAGGAAGTGCAACAGATAATGCATATTCTGTAGCAGTAGATTTATCTGGAAATGTATATATAACCGGATCAACAGCCTCCACTAATTTCCCTGTTATCAATCCGGGCGGAACAGCATATATTGACGCGACTGCCGGAGGAGGAGTTTCCGGATCTGATGTTTTTATCGTTAAACTTACAAAAGCGGGAATGCCTTTGTGGTCGACTTATTATGGAGGATCCGGAGGAGATGCCGGGTTTGCTATAACGGTTGATATTTTTGGCAATATTTACATTACAGGACAGGCAGGTTACTACGGGGGAAATTTTCCGGTGTTTAATCCCGGGAGCGGGGCCTATTACCAAGGTGTTTATGGTGGAGACCCGGGTGGAGGTTCTGTTGTATTTGGAGACGCATTTATTCTGAAATTCAATGCCAGCTTTGCACGGATATGGAGCACCTATTACAGCGGAGCAGGTAGTACGAATGAATCAGGATGGGGGCTAGTCACAGATGCCTGTGGGAATCTTTTTGTGATAGGATGTACCGATTCGCCCAACTTTCCCACATTCAACCCAGGCGGTGGTGCTTATTTCGACAACACCTATAATAACGGAACTCCTGACGGCTCTGTTAACGGAACATCCATATATGATCTTTTCATACTCAAATTTGATATTACCGGTGTGCGTAAATGGGCCACTTTATTTGGTGGAACCGAAGGCGAATACAATTCTCCATGGGATGCTGATAATTCTATCTCAATTGACTCTGAAGGAAAAATATATATAGCAATTGGTACATATACCAATAATATGCAGGTATACAATCCCGGATCGGCATACAGCTTAGGGCCGGTTAATGCTGCCAGGGAAAGTTCATACCTGATCGTGTTTACAAATAACGGAGTGCTTGCCTGGTCAACATATATCGGGGAAGACGGAGTGCTACCTCATAGTGAGGAACCTCATGGCGTAAGTGTGGATGGAAGCGGAAATATTGTTTATATGTCAGGAAACAATTCATATTGCACATTTCAATTAAAAGACCCGGGCGGCGGGGCTTATGTAAAGGGGCATAGCGGAAATGGCTTTAACTATGGTTATGATATGTATTTTATTAAATTCTCCCCGCTTAATACACTTAATTCGTCTGGCTTTACTGCCACTCCTAAAACCGCATGTGCACCCTTAACTGTAAACTTTACCAACGCAAGCACAGGTTGGGACACCTACACATGGAATTTTGGGGAAGGAACGCCTGCTACAACGTATAATACTTCGCATGTGTATAATACTCCCGGGATTTACCCGGTTTCATTGATCCTAAAAAAAACTTCGACCTGTGTGAATGATACATTGCGCGATACCATCAAGGTGCTTTCGTGCAACATTAATGGTGTGTCAAAAAAATTAACGGTTTGTACAGCAGCCTGCCCGGTTATTACAGCAAGCACCAGCGGACCATCTCCTTATACCTATAGCTGGAACACGGGTGCAACCACCCAAACCATTAACCCTTGCCCTTCAGCGAATACCACTTATTATGTAAAAATTACAGACGCTGCAGGAGTAACACATACAGATACAACTTATGTTACTATTTCTCCTGTAATAAATGTGGTGATCTCAGCCAGCTATGCGACCTGCAGTGGTTCAAGTACAGGTAGCGCCACGGCAAATGCGGGCAATGGTGTTTCTCCTTTTTCCTACAACTGGAGTAATGGTCAAACAACAGCTACCATTATTAATTTAAATGGAGGTATATATAGCGTTACTGTAACCGATGCGAATGGGTGTACAGGAACAAAAACGGTTAGCATTACAACTTATCCAACGTTCTCCATTGCCACCTCATCAACACCGAGCAAATGTACCGGAGGAAAGGACGGAACGGCAAGTGCGACAGCTTCAGGAAGCACGGGCACGTTCAACTACTCATGGCTACCTCCAATATCATCAACTTATAACTCAAACAGCAACATTGCACAATTATCAAGCGGAACATATGCCGTTGTTGTTAAGGATGTGAATGGCTGTACAGCTTCAACAACTATAGTTGTCCCTCAAAACCCTCCGCCATCGCCCGCATTTACCGTATCGCCTGACACTGTTATTTGTGCGGGCACTGCTATCTCATTCACACACACGGGTACAACAACGGGCGTAACAAATTACGGCTGGACAAATTACTGTCCTGCTCCATTCCTGAGTACAAGTGCCTCTACGCAGAATTACTCATACTCATTTGTTTCTGCAGGAACTTACACCATAACCCATTCGGTAAATTTGGGATCGGGTGCTGCCGCCTGCAGCGAAAGAAAAACGGTTACGATTGTTGTAACGAACTGCGATGGCACCAATCCGGGGGTTGCCGCTTTGGGAGGCGGTTGTGTTACAAGCGGAGATTGCAGCAAAAACATTAGCGCAGTGTCAGCAGGTGGCACCCCGCCTTATACATACAGTTGGAATACCGGAGCAACTACTTCTTCGATTTCACCTTGTGCCACAAGCAATACTACTTATATTGTAACGGTGAAAGATGCCCTGGGAGCCACTAATACGGCAGCCGCAACGCTAAGCATTATACCTTCTGCCAACTTTACCAAATCAACAGGAAGAACAATTTGCATTGGCACAACTGTAAACTTTACAGGGGTATCAACCGGGGGAGCAACCTATAGCTGGACAATTGGTGCTCCCGCGAATGTAAGTGGTACAACAGTGAATTACTCTTACAATTTTTTATCGACAGGCACGTATAGTATTTATCACTCTGCTTCCAGTGCAACCTGCGGAGCATCACAAAGAGATACAATAATTGTTGTCAATTGTTCAGGCCCCTCCGTAACTGCAACTGGCAGTTCGGTGTGCCCGGGTTCCTGCGCAACGGTAACATCAACCGGCGCAGGCGGTACCAGTCCCTATACTTATTCATGGAGTAACGGCAGCACAACACAAAACATTAATCCTTGTCCCGTTACAACTACTACTTATACTGTTACAATAAGAGATGCGGGTGGAACTACTGCTACCACCACAGCTACGGTTACTGTTAATCCTGCTGTTTCGGTTACTGTCTTACCTACAAATATAACCTGCAATGGAGGTACAAACGGTTCAGCTACTGCAACAGTAAGCAGCGGCACAGCACCTTTTACCTATAACTGGAGCAATGTGGTTCCGGGTTCGGGGTTCCAGGTTTCAGGTTTAAGCGCAGGGGTCTATTCGGTTACTGTAACAGATAACAAAGGTTGTACAGGAAGTTCATCTGTCACAATAGCTGCTCCACCCTCCTTGTCCGGACAATTTACAAAAGGCACAGCCAATTGCGCAGCCTGTGGCTGTAAAGAATGGTTAATGATTACTGCAAGCGGTGGTACAAGCCCTTACTCCTACTCCTGGCCCGCTTCAGGCGGAATAGTGAACAGGTATAGAAACCAGTTATGCCCCGGATCGTATACTATAAATATTATGGACAAGAATGGCTGTAGTGTGAATATTAACCTGACAACGCCTTGA
- a CDS encoding DUF58 domain-containing protein, with translation METTELLKKVRKIEIKTRGISNQIFSGEYHSAFKGRGMAFSEVREYQPGDDIRAIDWNVTARFNHPFIKVFEEERELTVMLLVDVSGSENFGTQKQFKKDMITEICAVLAFSAIKNNDKIGVIFFSDKIEKYIPPKKGKSHILRIIRDLIEFKPESNKTNIEQALRFFTNVVKKKSIAFLISDFMADGYKDALKITNKKHDLIALRIYDKREFELPNIGLVKLKDSETGQLSWVNTSSYEVRSHYSTNAKKRESYLKDMFNKCGVDTATIGTHQSYIQPLMNLFKQRESR, from the coding sequence ATGGAAACAACAGAACTCTTAAAAAAAGTCCGCAAGATCGAGATCAAAACGCGGGGTATCTCCAACCAGATATTTTCGGGAGAATACCACAGCGCGTTTAAGGGTCGTGGTATGGCTTTTAGCGAGGTTCGGGAATATCAGCCCGGCGATGATATCCGTGCAATTGATTGGAACGTTACAGCCCGATTCAATCACCCGTTTATAAAAGTATTTGAAGAAGAGCGTGAACTGACAGTAATGTTACTGGTTGATGTAAGCGGTTCGGAGAATTTCGGAACACAAAAACAATTCAAAAAAGATATGATCACTGAAATATGCGCCGTACTTGCGTTTTCAGCGATCAAGAACAATGATAAGATTGGAGTGATATTCTTCAGCGACAAAATAGAAAAATACATTCCTCCTAAAAAAGGGAAAAGCCATATTTTACGCATCATTCGTGACCTTATCGAATTTAAACCGGAAAGTAATAAAACAAATATTGAACAGGCTTTGCGCTTTTTTACAAATGTGGTAAAAAAGAAAAGCATCGCTTTCCTGATCTCCGACTTTATGGCTGATGGTTATAAAGACGCTCTTAAGATCACCAACAAAAAACATGACCTGATCGCCCTGCGTATATATGACAAACGTGAATTTGAATTGCCAAACATTGGTCTTGTTAAATTAAAAGATTCCGAAACCGGTCAGCTGAGCTGGGTTAATACTTCCAGCTACGAAGTTCGCTCACATTACAGCACGAATGCTAAAAAGCGAGAATCATATCTGAAGGACATGTTCAACAAATGCGGTGTTGATACTGCTACAATAGGAACTCATCAATCGTACATACAGCCTTTAATGAATTTATTTAAACAAAGGGAGAGTAGATGA
- a CDS encoding VWA domain-containing protein translates to MFNYNDITFANPELLWLLLVIPVLIAWYIWRNRTAKAEVSISTLQGLAGLRIPLKVYLRHSLFAFRTIAIAFLIIAIARPQARSSWKDIYSEGIDIVISMDISASMLAQDFKPNRLEASKEVAMEFIDSRPNDRIGLVIFSGESFTQCPLTTDHAIIKNLFAGIKTGMINDGTAIGMGLANALSRIKDSQAKSKVVILLTDGVNNQGSIAPVTAAEIAKTFGIRVYTIGVGTKGKALSPVARYPDGSYEFDYMEVQIDDKMLSEIAAMTGGKYFRATDNKKLKQVYSEIDKLEKTKFEEKSFTNKEEHFLPFAIAAGLALLLELLLRYTVYRSIT, encoded by the coding sequence ATGTTCAACTACAACGACATAACATTTGCAAACCCTGAGCTCCTCTGGCTGCTCCTGGTAATACCGGTGTTAATCGCCTGGTACATCTGGAGGAACAGAACTGCCAAAGCGGAAGTTTCCATTTCAACGCTGCAAGGTCTTGCCGGATTACGCATTCCTTTAAAAGTATATTTACGCCACAGCCTGTTCGCGTTCCGTACAATTGCCATCGCCTTTTTGATCATCGCTATCGCCCGCCCGCAGGCACGTTCAAGCTGGAAAGATATTTATTCGGAAGGGATTGACATTGTTATTTCAATGGACATTTCGGCAAGTATGCTCGCCCAGGATTTTAAACCCAACCGCCTGGAAGCTTCTAAAGAAGTCGCCATGGAGTTCATTGACAGCAGACCTAACGATCGTATAGGGCTTGTGATATTCAGCGGCGAAAGTTTTACACAATGCCCGCTCACAACCGATCATGCTATTATTAAAAATCTCTTTGCGGGCATCAAAACAGGAATGATAAACGACGGGACAGCGATCGGGATGGGACTCGCGAACGCTCTAAGCCGCATCAAAGACAGCCAGGCAAAAAGCAAAGTGGTGATACTGCTCACCGATGGCGTTAACAACCAGGGCTCCATCGCTCCTGTCACCGCCGCTGAGATCGCTAAAACTTTTGGAATACGTGTTTATACAATCGGCGTTGGAACAAAAGGCAAGGCACTCTCGCCTGTGGCACGTTACCCGGACGGAAGTTATGAGTTCGATTACATGGAAGTTCAGATCGATGATAAAATGCTGAGCGAGATTGCCGCAATGACAGGAGGAAAATATTTCAGGGCAACTGATAATAAAAAACTAAAACAGGTTTATTCGGAGATCGACAAACTTGAAAAAACAAAGTTTGAGGAAAAAAGTTTCACCAACAAAGAAGAACACTTTTTGCCATTTGCCATAGCCGCCGGTCTGGCCCTGTTACTTGAGTTATTATTAAGATATACTGTTTACCGAAGCATTACCTGA
- a CDS encoding tetratricopeptide repeat protein has product MTRYNSYILLFVCSLIGTFASFAQDDHVLIREGNKNYEKGKYSEAEQSYQRSLQKKNDSYKGTFNLGDAYYKQGKYKEAINQFQMLSNKKTSSDTLARTYHNLGNSYLKNYLSQPKMIANDSMNSDKESMLSNSVEAYKKALKNNPKDEDTRYNLSYASRLLKEQKKQNQQNKKDKDEDKKDNKDNKDKREDKKDQKQDQKQEQKPQDKISKEDAQRLLEASNNEEKNTQEKLKREKAVGKKTAIEKDW; this is encoded by the coding sequence ATGACCAGATATAATTCATATATATTACTTTTTGTTTGCTCCCTGATTGGAACCTTTGCTTCTTTTGCACAGGATGATCATGTGCTGATCCGTGAAGGAAACAAGAACTACGAAAAAGGTAAATATTCGGAAGCCGAACAAAGTTATCAGCGATCACTTCAAAAGAAAAATGATTCGTACAAAGGCACGTTCAACCTGGGCGATGCCTATTACAAACAAGGCAAATACAAAGAAGCCATCAACCAGTTTCAAATGTTGTCGAATAAAAAAACAAGCAGTGATACACTGGCAAGAACCTATCATAACCTGGGGAACTCTTACCTGAAGAATTACCTGTCGCAACCAAAAATGATCGCGAATGACTCAATGAACTCTGATAAAGAGAGTATGTTAAGCAACAGCGTGGAAGCATACAAAAAAGCGCTTAAAAACAATCCGAAAGATGAAGACACCCGCTACAACCTTTCGTACGCCTCACGGTTACTGAAAGAACAAAAGAAACAAAATCAACAAAACAAAAAGGATAAGGACGAAGACAAAAAAGACAACAAGGATAATAAAGACAAAAGGGAAGATAAAAAGGATCAAAAACAAGATCAGAAGCAAGAGCAAAAGCCACAGGATAAAATATCAAAAGAAGACGCGCAACGCTTGCTGGAAGCTTCAAACAATGAAGAAAAAAATACACAGGAAAAATTAAAACGCGAAAAAGCTGTTGGCAAAAAGACTGCGATTGAGAAGGATTGGTAG